The stretch of DNA TACATATGTGCGCGCCCAAGTGAAGGCGGGAGCGCACGCGGTGCAAATTTTTGACTCCTGGGTCGGCGCATTGAATGTCGAAGATTACCGTTTATTTATTAAACCGGTCATGGAAAGAATCTTCAATGAATTACGCGAACTAAATGTGCCGTTAATCATGTTCGGTGTCGGAGCAAGCCACCTGGCGATGGAATGGCATGACTTGCCGATCAATGTCGTAGGCCTTGACTGGCGGCTGCCGATTCAAGAAGCGAGAGCGATGGGCATAACAAAAACGGTACAGGGCAATTTGGATCCGGCTATTTTACTGGCGCCATGGGAAGTTATTGAGGAGCGCGCGAAGGCTATTTTAGATCAGGGCTTAGCTCAGCCAGGCCATATTTTTAATTTGGGGCATGGAGTGTTTCCTGATGTCAATCCGGAAACATTGAAGCGATTAACAGCCTTCATTCACGAATATAGTGCCGGCAAACGGGAATAAGTCATGAGGCTGAAATATAAAAAAGGAGCAGATGCCTAATCCTGCGCTTAGAATGATGACTACGAGGTGAAAGACATGGCAAAAAGAAGAATGGGTTTATTAGTAATGGCGTACGGCACGCCGTATAAAGAAGAAGATATTGAGCGGTACTATACCCATATACGAAGAGGACGAAAACCGTCACCTGAAATGCTGGAGGATTTGCGTTCCCGCTACGAAGCGATCGGCGGCATATCTCCGCTTGCTGCTATTACACGCAAACAAGGCGAAAAGCTGGAGCAGTATTTGAATGCCACACAAGAGGACATTGAATTTAAAATGTATCTAGGCTTAAAACATATTGAACCATTCATTGAAGATGCTGTTCAACAGATGAAAGCAGACGGCATGGAACAAGCTGTTTCGATTGTGCTTGCTCCGCACTTCTCAACATTTAGCGTGAAATCCTATAACGGGCGCGCTAAAGAAGAAGCAAAAAGACTGGGCGGGCCAGAAATTGCAGCGGTGGAGAGCTGGTATAAAAATCCTAAGTTTATCAATTATTGGGCAGAAAAGGTGAGAGAAACCGTAGCTTCTATGCCAGAAGCAGAGCAGGAGAGCTATGTGCTGATTGTCTCAGCTCACAGCCTTCCGGAAAAGATCATTCAAATGAATGATCCTTATCCCGGACAATTGAAAGAAACAGCCGACTTGATTGCAGCTCGGGCAGGAGTCAAAAACTACGAAATTGGCTGGCAAAGCGCCGGCAACACACCTGACCCGTGGATTGGCCCAGATGTGCAGGACTTAACGAGAGAGCTGCATGCAAGAGAAGGGTATAAGGCATTTATTTATGTGCCGGCGGGATTTGTGTCAGATCATTTAGAAGTATTATATGACAATGACTATGAATGCAAAGCCGTCACGAAGGAAATTGGGGCCAGCTATTACCGTCCCGAAATGCCGAATGCTCAGCCGGAGTTTATCGAAGCGCTGGCCAATGTTATTATGAAGCATATATAAGCAAATGGATTATTAGATAAAGAAGGCGATGTTACAGTGTTGGAAGAAGCGAAGAAGGTAGTTATAGTTGGCGGAGGAATTACGGGAATCACAGCAGCTTATTATTTGCAAAAGCAAGCAAAGGAAAAAAGTCTTCCGCTCACGGTCATGTTAATAGAAGCCACACCTCGTCTCGGAGGAAAAATTAAAACCATCCATAAAGATGGCTTTATTATTGAAAGAGGTCCGGATTCTTTTCTAGCGCGCAAAAACAGTGCGGCGAGGCTTGCTGAAGCAGTCGGCTTATCCGATCAGCTTGTCACCAGTGCTAACGGCCGTTCCTATGTGATCGCCAACGGCCAGCTTCATCCCCTGCCTGGAAAAACCAGTATGGGGATTCTAACACAATTATCATCCTTTCTAACGTCTAGTCTTTTCACGATACCAGGGAAAATCCGAGCCTGTGCAGATTTCATTCTGCCAAAATCACATCCGCAATCCGATCAGTCTCTCGGACGCTTTTTCAGAAGACGTCTTGGAGATGAAGCGGTTGAAAACTTAATCGAGCCGCTGCTTTCCGGCATATATGCAGGCGATATAGACAAGCTGAGCTTAATGGCCACCTTTCCGCGATTCTATGAATTGGAGCAGACTTATCGCAGTTTATTAATAGGTATGACAAGAACCATGTCTGCATCGGAACAGGCGAGAGGAAAGGATGCGGGTGCGTTTATGACGTTGAAAAACGGATTGGAAACATTAGTGGAAGCCATTGAAGAAAACTTGGAGGAGGGCTCTGTCCTAAAGGGAACGCGGGTAGACAAGATTGAAATGGGAGCGGAAGGCGCTTATCATTTAGCGCTTAATAGCGGCAAAACCATCCGAGCCGACAGCGTGGTCGTTGCCACTCCGCATCCTACTTTGCCTGCTATGATGCCTCAGTACAGTTTTTTCGCTGAATTAAAAGATATGGCAGCTACATCGGTGGCCACAGTCGCTATGGCTTTTCCGAAAGAAGCGATGGCAAAGAATATGAACGGGACGGGATTCGTCGTTTCCAGAAATAGCGACTTTACGGTAACAGCTTGCACTTGGACGCATAAAAAATGGCCGCATACAGCGCCTGAGGGCAAGGGATTGCTGCGCTGTTATATTGGCCGCTCTGGCGATGAAACGGTAGTGGAATTATCTGATGCCGAAATCGAGCATATTGTGATGGAGGATTTAAACAAAGCGATGGATATTCCAAAGCAGCCGGAATTCACAATCGTCAGCCGCTGGGAAAAAGCGATGCCGCAATACACCGTCGGGCATAAGGAGCGTCTGGCTGAGATGAGGAAACAAATGAACCAAGACTTGCCGGGCCTATTTATTGCCGGGAGTTCATTCGCTGGCGTCGGACTGCCGGATTGTATCGACCAAGGGGAAGCAGCTGTACGGAAAGTGCTTGATTATCTGCAATTTTAAGAGAAAGGAGACCGCACTGCTGGCTGTCTCCTTTTTATGGCTTCGAGGAAGGCTTGCCAGGCCTGCTGATTTGTAGTAAATTACTATTTGTACACATTGACTGAATTCTTCATTTGGTCAATCCAAAGGAGGGAGCGCATGTCGGTTGACCGTAAGCAGCAAATTATCGAAGCAGCGACGAAATCCTTTTCGCTGTTTGGCTACAAAGCAACAACGATGGATCAAGTGGCAAAATTAGCGAATGTCGGAAAAGGAACAATTTACAATTTTTTCAGCAATAAAGAAGAGCTATTCAACGAGATTGTGCAGTCTTTGATTACAGAAATGCGCAAGGCAGCGGAGAAAGCAACCGCCCCGCAATATTCGTTTCATGAAAACGTTCACCGGGCGCTCTTTCAAATCTTAAAGTTTAGAAAGGATCATCAATTAACGATTAAGCTGTTTCAGGAAGGGAAAGAGATGGGAACTCTTGCTGTTCTCGAGGTGATGAAGAAGATGGAGGATGCGATCCTTTCTTTCATCACAGAAAAAGTAAAACAGGCGGTTCAAGCGGGGGAAATTAAGAAATGCAATCCAGAAGTGACAGCATTTATTATGTTAAGGCTGTATGTTTCATTGATCTTTGACTGGGAGCAGCGCAAGGAGCCGCTGAATGAAAAGGAAATTTCTCATTTGTTCGAACTGTATTTATTAGAGGGATTATCCAAATAAGGTGATTCCTTTTCTTTTTTACCCGAATGACCAAATGAATATTATGGTCAATAATTCTAATGATAGGAGGAAGCCATGAGACAGTCATTATTCATTGCTGAAATGAAGGGAATTTTGCATAATCGTAAGCTTTTAGTGCCTATTTTGGCGGTAATCACGATTCCGCTCTTATATGCAGGGATGTTCTTGTGGGCATTCTGGGATCCCTACGAAAATTTAAAAGAGCTGCCGGTTGGCGTTATCAATCATGATCAAGGTGCTGACTTAGAAGGAGAGAAACTGACGCTAGGCAAGGAGCTCGAAAAGGAAATAAAAAAAAGTGATGAATTTGATTTTCGGATTATAGACGAGAAGGAAGCGAAACGGGGGTTAGAACATCAGAAATATTATATGCTGATAGAGATCCCCGCTGACTTCTCAAGCAACGCAGCGACTTTACTGGAGGAGCAGCCGAAAAAGCTGGAACTGAAGTATGTTCCAAATGAAGGGTTTAACTTTCTCTCTTCACAGATGGGAGACACCGCGATGAAAGAAATTCGCGCTGCGCTGCAAAAAAAGATTACGAAGACATATTCTGAAACGATGTTCGCTAAAATCAAGAAAATGGGTAAGGGCTTCAAAGAGGCTAGCAGCGGAGCCGGAAAGCTGGATGAAGGAACGGGTAAGTTAACAGAAGGGGCTGCCAAGATTAAAAAACACTTAGCAGTGCTTGCTGGAAGTTCCATTCAATTTACGCAAGGACTGACTAAAGCAGGAAAGGGCTCAAGCGAACTGGCTTTTGGTGCTGCTAAGCTGCACTCCGGATTGGGGCAGCTGCATTCCGGTCAGAATCAGCTGGTTGCTGGAGGCAAAGAGCTTCAGTCCGGAACAGGAGAGCTGGCTGCTGGGATATCCAAGATGCAAAACGGGCTTCATGCTGTGGACGGACATATGCAGAAATTGACTTCCGGCATGGCCCAAGCGCAGGCAGGCGTCCAGCAATTTCAGGAAAAGCTGCCGGCACTCAAGAAAGGGGCGAGCGGTTTGGCTGCCGGCGCTGAGCAATTGAATAATGGGCTCAGTCAATTGGAGCAGCAATTGGTTGCCAAAATCAATCAATCCATGACGCAGCAACTGGAAGAAGCGACGCCATTATTGCAGCAAACATTAACGCCAGATCAAATCGCTTTGGTAAAGCAGCATGTGGCGAATCAGCAGAAGGAGCTGGTACAAGGGATAACAGGCGAAATCGGCAAATTGAAGGCAGGAAGCCAGCAGCTTGCCTTGGGCTCCAAGGAATTAAGCGGCGCCATCAATGGCCAATTAGCGCCGAATATGCAGAAATTAAACAGCGGACTGAATGATCTCCAAAAAGGCCAGAAAACTTTGCAGGCAGGTGTTCATAAGCTTGCTTTAAGCGGTGATCAGCTAGCTGGCGGCACGCAAGCACTGCGCTCCGGCGAAAGTGAGCTAGTGAGCGGCATGGAACGCGTCGCCGGCAAAATAGGTGAAGCGAAAGACGGTACTGCCAAGCTGGCTGAGGGGGCTGAATCCTTACAAGGAGGACTGAATCAGTTAAAGGACGGTTCGAAGAAGCTGTCAGAAGGAACCGGCCAATTGGCTGCAGGCTCAAGCGAACTCGCCAATGGGACAACAGAGCTTGAAAAAGGCGTAAAAGAGCTTCATGACAAGCTTGGGGATGCTGCAGCAAAGGCCAATTCAGTGCAAGCAAAGGATGAAAATTATGACATGATGGCCGATCCGGTAACAGTTGACAAAGAGGCTGTGAACCATGTGCCTAATTACGGCACCGGATTTGCTCCTTACTTTCTTTCGCTCGGTTTATTTGTAGGAGCTTTATTGCTAACTATTGTTTTCCCGTTAAGAGAACCGGCCGCTCGTCCGAAAAATGGATACAGCTGGTTTATTGGCAAGTTTGGCATTCTTTTGATTGCTGGAACCGCTCAATCCATATTGGCAGCAGCTGTCTTGCTGTTGGGCTTGAAAATAGAAGTCCAGAGCGTTCCGCTTTTCTTAGGGACAACCATGATTACAAGTTTCACCTTTATTGCGCTCGTTCAAATGCTCGTGACGATTATGGGGGATCCGGGACGGTTTGTGGCAGTATTAATTCTGATCTTCCAATTAACAACTAGCGCGGGAACATTTCCGCTGGAATTAATACCGAATGCGCTGCAGCCCGTTAGCGCTTTGCTGCCCATGACCTACTCAGTTTCCGCATTTAAAGCGGTCATCTCAAGCGGTGACTTTGCTTTCATGCGGGAAAATCACGCGATTCTCGGTTTGTTCGCTGCTGTTTGTATTGGAGTGACAATCGTCTTCTTCCAAGGGCTCTTCAAACGGCGATTTGGGAACGAGCACGTAATGGCAGGAAAAGAAGGATAAATAGAATGGGGACGGCTTGCGGGCGCTCCAATCCGGGCGGAATTCTTTCTAAATTGGAGGTTCCGCTGCGGTTTGGCCGCTTTGTTTAAAGCCGGCCTCATTTTTTTATTAGTTTTCAAATTTATTTCACATTTTTTTCTTATAATAGAAAGCAAAGCAGATGGAAGGAGAATAATGTGAATACTCGTCTACTTGCCATGCTGGCAGCTGTCATGATTCTCGCTTCCGGATGCAGTTCTCCCGCTTTTCCGCCCATTCATGAAGACCGCTATCTATTTACATTAAATTTAAGGGATTCTTCTTTAACTTTTATCGATTATCAAGGAGAGCGATTGGCTGATTGGAAGCTGGAAGAGATGTTCACGGGAGGTGTCTTGTTTCCCGACCAAGATCGCTTGCTGCTATACGGAACACAATTGGATCATGCGGCATTGTATTCTTTATCGGAGGGCCGGCTGCTGGAAGAATGGAAGGTGCCTGAAGGGACGACAGGAGCTCTTTATTTAAAAGAAAGCAAGGAAATTGTTTTAGCCAATAAGGAGGATCGTTCCCTTCATTTTTACAATGAGGAAGGGAGAGAAACAGATATCGTCAGAACGGGGAAATATCCGATGTCACTGGCAGCGTATCAAGACTGTCTTTATGTGATTAACTATCAGGATACGATTCTCTCGGAAGTGGATCTGAAGAAGAAAAAAGTCTCGAGAGAATTCGCCATCCCCTCTTCTTCTGCCGGTCTGATGATTCAGCCAGAGGAGAAAGAATTGTGGGTTGGCGGGCATGGACATGGAAAGAAAGCACAATCCTATGTGCAGATTTATTCGCTGGAAACCGGCAAGAAGAAGCAAAAGGTGGAAGCGCCGGTTATGCCCGTCGATTTCATTGAACACCAAGGGCGTTATTATGTCATCAGCCACGGTTCGAACATGGTGTATATGTTCAATGAAAGGAAGAAACAAATGAAGCAGCACGAAGTCGGAGCAAACCCTTTCACACTCGCGGCAATCGATGATCATATCGTTACGGCCGGTTTCGATAATGACAAGCTTTATTATTTAAACAAAGATCATTTAAAGATTGAAAAGCAGGTACAGACCGGTAAAGGCCCATTTAGGATATTTGTGAAGGAGCAAGAGAAATGACTCATATTTTGATTGTGGATGATGAGGAAGATATGCGCCATTTGATCTCCATGTATTTGGAGAATGCCGGAATTTCAGTGAGCCAGGCAGCGGATAGCAGGGAAGCGAAAGAAGAGCTTGCTTTGGGCAAAGCTGATCTTGTGCTACTGGACATTATGCTGCCGGGAAAAAGCGGCTTTGACATATGTGAGGACATCCGCCAAACAAGCGATATTCCGATTATTTTTCTCACGGCGAAAGGGGATGAATGGGATAAGGTGAAAGGATTGCAAATTGGCGGTGATGACTATATTGTGAAGCCATTTTCTCCGGGAGAATTAACCGCTAGAATTCAGGCGGTTCTGCGCAGATTTCACAAGCAGGGCGATCAGATGACAAGCATGGCGAGAGCAGGCATCACAGTTGATTTGAATTCTCATTCAGTCAGAGTCAATCAACAAACGGTCTCCCTTACATTGAAGGAGTATGAGCTTTTGGTTTTACTGATGAAAAATCCAAGCCGGGTCTTTTCCCGGGAGCAGCTGCTGGAGGTGATCTGGGGAGAGGATTACAGCGGGGGTACAAGGACGGTCGATACTCATATTAAAACGCTGCGGATGAAGCTGGGAAAAGCAGCAGGAGCAGCGATAGCAACCGT from Bacillus xiapuensis encodes:
- the hemY gene encoding protoporphyrinogen oxidase, translated to MLEEAKKVVIVGGGITGITAAYYLQKQAKEKSLPLTVMLIEATPRLGGKIKTIHKDGFIIERGPDSFLARKNSAARLAEAVGLSDQLVTSANGRSYVIANGQLHPLPGKTSMGILTQLSSFLTSSLFTIPGKIRACADFILPKSHPQSDQSLGRFFRRRLGDEAVENLIEPLLSGIYAGDIDKLSLMATFPRFYELEQTYRSLLIGMTRTMSASEQARGKDAGAFMTLKNGLETLVEAIEENLEEGSVLKGTRVDKIEMGAEGAYHLALNSGKTIRADSVVVATPHPTLPAMMPQYSFFAELKDMAATSVATVAMAFPKEAMAKNMNGTGFVVSRNSDFTVTACTWTHKKWPHTAPEGKGLLRCYIGRSGDETVVELSDAEIEHIVMEDLNKAMDIPKQPEFTIVSRWEKAMPQYTVGHKERLAEMRKQMNQDLPGLFIAGSSFAGVGLPDCIDQGEAAVRKVLDYLQF
- a CDS encoding response regulator transcription factor: MTHILIVDDEEDMRHLISMYLENAGISVSQAADSREAKEELALGKADLVLLDIMLPGKSGFDICEDIRQTSDIPIIFLTAKGDEWDKVKGLQIGGDDYIVKPFSPGELTARIQAVLRRFHKQGDQMTSMARAGITVDLNSHSVRVNQQTVSLTLKEYELLVLLMKNPSRVFSREQLLEVIWGEDYSGGTRTVDTHIKTLRMKLGKAAGAAIATVWGIGYKFEEPDS
- a CDS encoding YhgE/Pip domain-containing protein, translated to MRQSLFIAEMKGILHNRKLLVPILAVITIPLLYAGMFLWAFWDPYENLKELPVGVINHDQGADLEGEKLTLGKELEKEIKKSDEFDFRIIDEKEAKRGLEHQKYYMLIEIPADFSSNAATLLEEQPKKLELKYVPNEGFNFLSSQMGDTAMKEIRAALQKKITKTYSETMFAKIKKMGKGFKEASSGAGKLDEGTGKLTEGAAKIKKHLAVLAGSSIQFTQGLTKAGKGSSELAFGAAKLHSGLGQLHSGQNQLVAGGKELQSGTGELAAGISKMQNGLHAVDGHMQKLTSGMAQAQAGVQQFQEKLPALKKGASGLAAGAEQLNNGLSQLEQQLVAKINQSMTQQLEEATPLLQQTLTPDQIALVKQHVANQQKELVQGITGEIGKLKAGSQQLALGSKELSGAINGQLAPNMQKLNSGLNDLQKGQKTLQAGVHKLALSGDQLAGGTQALRSGESELVSGMERVAGKIGEAKDGTAKLAEGAESLQGGLNQLKDGSKKLSEGTGQLAAGSSELANGTTELEKGVKELHDKLGDAAAKANSVQAKDENYDMMADPVTVDKEAVNHVPNYGTGFAPYFLSLGLFVGALLLTIVFPLREPAARPKNGYSWFIGKFGILLIAGTAQSILAAAVLLLGLKIEVQSVPLFLGTTMITSFTFIALVQMLVTIMGDPGRFVAVLILIFQLTTSAGTFPLELIPNALQPVSALLPMTYSVSAFKAVISSGDFAFMRENHAILGLFAAVCIGVTIVFFQGLFKRRFGNEHVMAGKEG
- the hemH gene encoding ferrochelatase, coding for MAKRRMGLLVMAYGTPYKEEDIERYYTHIRRGRKPSPEMLEDLRSRYEAIGGISPLAAITRKQGEKLEQYLNATQEDIEFKMYLGLKHIEPFIEDAVQQMKADGMEQAVSIVLAPHFSTFSVKSYNGRAKEEAKRLGGPEIAAVESWYKNPKFINYWAEKVRETVASMPEAEQESYVLIVSAHSLPEKIIQMNDPYPGQLKETADLIAARAGVKNYEIGWQSAGNTPDPWIGPDVQDLTRELHAREGYKAFIYVPAGFVSDHLEVLYDNDYECKAVTKEIGASYYRPEMPNAQPEFIEALANVIMKHI
- a CDS encoding YncE family protein; translated protein: MNTRLLAMLAAVMILASGCSSPAFPPIHEDRYLFTLNLRDSSLTFIDYQGERLADWKLEEMFTGGVLFPDQDRLLLYGTQLDHAALYSLSEGRLLEEWKVPEGTTGALYLKESKEIVLANKEDRSLHFYNEEGRETDIVRTGKYPMSLAAYQDCLYVINYQDTILSEVDLKKKKVSREFAIPSSSAGLMIQPEEKELWVGGHGHGKKAQSYVQIYSLETGKKKQKVEAPVMPVDFIEHQGRYYVISHGSNMVYMFNERKKQMKQHEVGANPFTLAAIDDHIVTAGFDNDKLYYLNKDHLKIEKQVQTGKGPFRIFVKEQEK
- a CDS encoding TetR/AcrR family transcriptional regulator, with the translated sequence MSVDRKQQIIEAATKSFSLFGYKATTMDQVAKLANVGKGTIYNFFSNKEELFNEIVQSLITEMRKAAEKATAPQYSFHENVHRALFQILKFRKDHQLTIKLFQEGKEMGTLAVLEVMKKMEDAILSFITEKVKQAVQAGEIKKCNPEVTAFIMLRLYVSLIFDWEQRKEPLNEKEISHLFELYLLEGLSK